In Microbacterium enclense, one genomic interval encodes:
- a CDS encoding helix-turn-helix transcriptional regulator, with translation MGAPTVLRDDATLVSHAVAELARRTHFPLAFGGLEHDGAVHVTTIVGARTRSIEGLVVRAERGLGGRALVERRPRMTLDYRTARSITHDYDRAILGEGIATLFAVPVLVRGSARGVLYCGSWAQAPVGELEARPAFDVAGELGTELRVREEVDRRLSTTPTSENGLSAGVREEIRESYAQLRSIAATVGDDDVRRRLEELEARLAALTGDAPSSRDDTDIHLSRREIDVLACAAVGSTNGEIAASLRLRETTVKSYLASAMAKLDASTRHAAVARARRAGLLP, from the coding sequence GTGGGAGCACCGACCGTTCTTCGCGACGACGCGACCCTCGTGTCGCACGCGGTCGCCGAGCTCGCACGACGCACCCATTTCCCCCTGGCTTTCGGCGGGCTCGAGCACGACGGAGCCGTGCACGTCACGACCATCGTCGGAGCGCGAACGCGCAGCATCGAAGGACTCGTCGTCCGAGCGGAACGCGGGCTCGGCGGCCGAGCGCTCGTCGAACGCCGCCCCCGCATGACGCTGGACTACCGCACCGCCCGCTCGATCACCCACGACTACGACCGCGCGATCCTCGGCGAGGGCATCGCGACGTTGTTCGCCGTTCCCGTGCTCGTGCGCGGCAGTGCCCGCGGCGTGCTGTACTGCGGCTCGTGGGCGCAGGCCCCCGTCGGCGAGCTCGAGGCACGGCCCGCGTTCGACGTCGCGGGAGAGCTGGGGACCGAGCTCCGCGTCCGTGAAGAGGTCGATCGCCGCCTCTCCACGACGCCGACGAGCGAGAACGGCCTGAGCGCGGGCGTGCGCGAGGAGATCCGCGAGAGCTACGCGCAATTGCGCAGCATCGCCGCCACCGTCGGCGATGACGATGTGCGGCGACGTCTCGAAGAACTCGAAGCGCGCTTAGCCGCCCTCACCGGCGACGCGCCGAGCTCGCGCGACGACACCGACATCCACCTGTCACGTCGCGAGATCGACGTTCTCGCCTGCGCGGCGGTGGGATCGACGAACGGTGAGATCGCGGCATCCCTCCGCCTGCGCGAGACCACCGTCAAGTCGTACCTGGCATCGGCGATGGCCAAGCTCGACGCCTCCACCCGGCACGCCGCCGTCGCGCGCGCACGGCGAGCGGGGCTGCTCCCCTGA